Part of the Pseudodesulfovibrio mercurii genome is shown below.
GGAGGCCGGGCTCACTGCGGCGGGCCGGATGCCAGCTTCCTCGGCCTTCTTGTCCAGGGAGCGGATGCGCGCGTGGGCGTACTGCACGTAGTAGACCGGGTTGTCCATGGACTTCTGCTTGACCAGCTCCAGGTCGAAATCGAGCTTGGAGTCGGACTTGCGCGACAGGAACATGAACCGGGCCGCGTCCGAGCCGACCTCGTCGACCACGTCCTTGAGGGTCTCGAACTGGCCCGCGCGGGTGCTCATGGCGATGGGCTGGCCGTCGCGCAGCAGGTTGACCAGGTTGACCAGGATGACGGACAGCCCGCCCGGTTTGCCCAGCGCCTCGCAGGCGGCCATCATGCGCGGCACGTAGCCGTGATGGTCCGCGCCCCAGATGTCGATGACCAGGTCGAAGCCGCGCTTGAACTTGTTGTCGTGGTAGGCGATGTCCGAGGCGAAATAGGTGGTGTCGCCGTTGCTCTTGCGCAGCACGCGGTCCTTGTCGTCGCCGAGCAGGGTGGACTTGAACCAGAAGGCGCCGTCCGCAGCGTAGCCCATGCCCGAGGCGGTCAGGTCGGCGAAGGTCTCGTCCACCTTGCCGTCGTTGACCAGGGACTTCTCCGAGAACCAGATGTCGTGGCGCACGTGGAAGGCGGCCAGGTCGTCCTTGATCCCCTGGAGGATGACGCCCATGCCGTATTCCTTGCAGGCCTCGACGGCGTCCGCTTCGGGCAGGTCCAGGAGGTCGGGCCGCATGGCCATGAAATCGCGGGCGATGTCGGTGATGTACTCGCCCCGGTAGTAGTCCTCGGGCTCGGCCGGGTTCAGGCCGCCGAGCTGCCGGGCGCGGTACAGGATGGAGCCGCCCAGGATGCGCATCTGGCGGCCCGCGTCGTTGATGTAGTACTCGGCCTCCACGTCGTACCCGGCCTTTTCCAGGATGCGGGTCAGGGAGTCGCCGAGCGCCGCGCCGCGCCCGTGCCCGATGTGCAGGGGGCCGGTGGGGTTGGCGGAGACGTACTCCACCTGGACCTTGGTGCCGTTGCCCAGGGTCGAGGAGCCGTAGGCCTCGCCCTGGTCCAGGATCGCGGACACGGTCTCCCGCCAGAAGGCCGGAGCAAAGGTGAAATTCAGGAA
Proteins encoded:
- the argS gene encoding arginine--tRNA ligase; translated protein: MRAKIHLEGALKQALEGLGLPWPDKAVIEPPKDSAFGDMSANVAMLLAKDAKKAPRAVAEDIKAALAGDALIEKIDIAGPGFLNFTFAPAFWRETVSAILDQGEAYGSSTLGNGTKVQVEYVSANPTGPLHIGHGRGAALGDSLTRILEKAGYDVEAEYYINDAGRQMRILGGSILYRARQLGGLNPAEPEDYYRGEYITDIARDFMAMRPDLLDLPEADAVEACKEYGMGVILQGIKDDLAAFHVRHDIWFSEKSLVNDGKVDETFADLTASGMGYAADGAFWFKSTLLGDDKDRVLRKSNGDTTYFASDIAYHDNKFKRGFDLVIDIWGADHHGYVPRMMAACEALGKPGGLSVILVNLVNLLRDGQPIAMSTRAGQFETLKDVVDEVGSDAARFMFLSRKSDSKLDFDLELVKQKSMDNPVYYVQYAHARIRSLDKKAEEAGIRPAAVSPASLALLDTEWDLELLKLLDQYPDYVEAAARTQSPHLISMYLQELASTLHRYYTNCHVLSAEPDVASARLMLLDCVAGVVANGLGLLGVNAPESM